A single region of the Salvia splendens isolate huo1 chromosome 18, SspV2, whole genome shotgun sequence genome encodes:
- the LOC121777138 gene encoding CBL-interacting serine/threonine-protein kinase 9-like isoform X2, whose amino-acid sequence MSSASTSTSTSTSRPRTRVGKYQLGRTLGQGSFAKVKFATNTDTGDRVAIKIIQRDQILHHKMVEQIKREISTMKLIKHPNVVNLVEVMASKTKIYIVLEYVDGGELFDEIAKYGKLDESSARRYFQQLINAVDYCHSRGVYHRDLKDDGLLHTACGTPNYVAPEVLTDKGYDGTSADVWSCGVILFVLMAGYLPFDEPNLMALYTKIERAIFFLPSWFSSGAKDVIKRILDPNPVTRMTIPEILEHEWFRVDYKAPHFEQDEDVNLDDVDAVFSNNQDLLVTERIEKPVSMNAFELISRSEGFSLENLFNKQTGLVKRETCFTSKRPANEIMSKIEEAAKPMGFNVNKRNYKMKLKGDRTGRKGQLAVVTEVFEVAPSLHMVELRKTGGDTLEFHKFYKNFSSGLKDIVWTGESNLNDDQTTAT is encoded by the exons ATGAGCAGCGCAtccacatcaacatcaacatcaacgtCACGGCCGAGAACGCGCGTCGGTAAGTATCAGCTCGGGAGGACACTGGGACAAGGCTCCTTCGCCAAGGTCAAGTTCGCCACCAACACCGACACCGGTGATCGAGTCGCCATTAAAATCATCCAGCGCGACCAAATCCTCCATCACAAGATGGTCGAGCAGATTAAGAGAGAAATTTCGACGATGAAGCTGATCAAACATCCCAATGTCGTCAATTTAGTTGAG GTTATGGCTAGTAAAACTAAGATTTACATTGTTCTCGAATATGTTGACGGAGGTGAACTCTTTGATGAAATT GCTAAATATGGAAAACTTGACGAAAGTAGTGCTAGGAGATACTTTCAACAGCTCATTAATGCTGTGGATTACTGCCACAGTAGAGGTGTATACCATAGAGATCTCAAG GATGATGGACTACTTCACACAGCCTGCGGCACACCAAATTATGTGGCACCCGAG GTGCTCACAGATAAAGGCTATGATGGCACTTCAGCAGATGTATGGTCTTGTGGGGTTATTCTTTTTGTCCTGATGGCTGGATACTTGCCTTTTGATGAGCCCAACCTAATGGCTTTATATACGAAA ATTGAAAGGGCAATATTCTTTCTCCCTTCATGGTTTTCATCAGGTGCAAAAGACGTGATTAAGCGTATCCTGGATCCAAATCCAGTAACT CGAATGACTATTCCTGAAATTCTAGAACATGAGTGGTTCAGAGTAGATTACAAGGCACCTCATTTTGAACAGGATGAGGATGTAAACCTTGATGACGTTGATGCTGTCTTCAGTAACAATCAA GATCTTCTTGTCACAGAAAGGATAGAGAAGCCAGTATCGATGAATGCCTTTGAGCTGATATCTCGGTCCGAAGGTTTCAGTCTTGAGAATCTGTTCAATAAGCAGACG GGGCTAGTAAAGAGGGAAACTTGCTTTACATCAAAACGTCCCGCGAATGAGATAATGTCGAAAATAGAGGAAGCGGCCAAGCCTATGGGTTTCAATGTTAACAAAAGAAACTATAag ATGAAATTGAAAGGTGATAGGACAGGAAGAAAGGGGCAGCTAGCTGTAGTTACAGAGGTTTTTGAGGTGGCTCCTTCATTGCACATGGTGGAGCTTCGTAAAACCGGCGGCGACACCCTCGAGTTCCACAAG TTTTACAAGAACTTCTCGTCGGGGTTAAAAGACATTGTCTGGACTGGTGAATCAAATTTAAATGATGACCAAACCACGGCCACCTAA
- the LOC121777138 gene encoding CBL-interacting serine/threonine-protein kinase 9-like isoform X1 produces MSSASTSTSTSTSRPRTRVGKYQLGRTLGQGSFAKVKFATNTDTGDRVAIKIIQRDQILHHKMVEQIKREISTMKLIKHPNVVNLVEVMASKTKIYIVLEYVDGGELFDEIAKYGKLDESSARRYFQQLINAVDYCHSRGVYHRDLKPENLLRDSYGKLKVSDFGLSAISKQVWDDGLLHTACGTPNYVAPEVLTDKGYDGTSADVWSCGVILFVLMAGYLPFDEPNLMALYTKIERAIFFLPSWFSSGAKDVIKRILDPNPVTRMTIPEILEHEWFRVDYKAPHFEQDEDVNLDDVDAVFSNNQDLLVTERIEKPVSMNAFELISRSEGFSLENLFNKQTGLVKRETCFTSKRPANEIMSKIEEAAKPMGFNVNKRNYKMKLKGDRTGRKGQLAVVTEVFEVAPSLHMVELRKTGGDTLEFHKFYKNFSSGLKDIVWTGESNLNDDQTTAT; encoded by the exons ATGAGCAGCGCAtccacatcaacatcaacatcaacgtCACGGCCGAGAACGCGCGTCGGTAAGTATCAGCTCGGGAGGACACTGGGACAAGGCTCCTTCGCCAAGGTCAAGTTCGCCACCAACACCGACACCGGTGATCGAGTCGCCATTAAAATCATCCAGCGCGACCAAATCCTCCATCACAAGATGGTCGAGCAGATTAAGAGAGAAATTTCGACGATGAAGCTGATCAAACATCCCAATGTCGTCAATTTAGTTGAG GTTATGGCTAGTAAAACTAAGATTTACATTGTTCTCGAATATGTTGACGGAGGTGAACTCTTTGATGAAATT GCTAAATATGGAAAACTTGACGAAAGTAGTGCTAGGAGATACTTTCAACAGCTCATTAATGCTGTGGATTACTGCCACAGTAGAGGTGTATACCATAGAGATCTCAAG CCGGAGAATCTCTTGCGGGATTCCTATGGTAAACTTAAAGTTTCAGACTTCGGATTGAGTGCAATTTCAAAACAAGTTTGG GATGATGGACTACTTCACACAGCCTGCGGCACACCAAATTATGTGGCACCCGAG GTGCTCACAGATAAAGGCTATGATGGCACTTCAGCAGATGTATGGTCTTGTGGGGTTATTCTTTTTGTCCTGATGGCTGGATACTTGCCTTTTGATGAGCCCAACCTAATGGCTTTATATACGAAA ATTGAAAGGGCAATATTCTTTCTCCCTTCATGGTTTTCATCAGGTGCAAAAGACGTGATTAAGCGTATCCTGGATCCAAATCCAGTAACT CGAATGACTATTCCTGAAATTCTAGAACATGAGTGGTTCAGAGTAGATTACAAGGCACCTCATTTTGAACAGGATGAGGATGTAAACCTTGATGACGTTGATGCTGTCTTCAGTAACAATCAA GATCTTCTTGTCACAGAAAGGATAGAGAAGCCAGTATCGATGAATGCCTTTGAGCTGATATCTCGGTCCGAAGGTTTCAGTCTTGAGAATCTGTTCAATAAGCAGACG GGGCTAGTAAAGAGGGAAACTTGCTTTACATCAAAACGTCCCGCGAATGAGATAATGTCGAAAATAGAGGAAGCGGCCAAGCCTATGGGTTTCAATGTTAACAAAAGAAACTATAag ATGAAATTGAAAGGTGATAGGACAGGAAGAAAGGGGCAGCTAGCTGTAGTTACAGAGGTTTTTGAGGTGGCTCCTTCATTGCACATGGTGGAGCTTCGTAAAACCGGCGGCGACACCCTCGAGTTCCACAAG TTTTACAAGAACTTCTCGTCGGGGTTAAAAGACATTGTCTGGACTGGTGAATCAAATTTAAATGATGACCAAACCACGGCCACCTAA
- the LOC121776202 gene encoding uncharacterized protein LOC121776202 — MNLEDREQQLPPPTQGGSLHHHHPRRKNPYQKRLETTASKPRAYVILLLVLAFALGYLSHSHPLLSSTASDVLEHNSFPAPCAEPLPPSDVRRTILSRVFNNTSPWQSFPPLHARPLLLKEWTKGWGSQMPVFEHLIEQVRPRTIVEVGTFLGASATHMASIAKKLGLETQIVCIDDFRGWPGYYDEEKKSLKMVNGDSLLLYQFMQNVARANATENIIMMPFSAGTALGGLCDWGVYGDLVEVDAAHDFHSAWVDINHAFKVLRPGGVLFGHDYAWDGVRKAVHIFARLHGFQVKLDGEHWILY, encoded by the coding sequence ATGAATTTGGAAGATCGCGAGCAGCAATTACCCCCGCCGACGCAAGGCGGcagcctccaccaccaccacccgcGGCGGAAGAACCCCTACCAGAAACGCCTCGAAACCACCGCATCCAAACCCAGGGCATACgtcatcctcctcctcgtcctcgccttCGCCCTCGGCTACCTCTCCCACTCCCACCCCCTCCTCTCCAGCACCGCCAGCGACGTCCTCGAGCACAACTCCTTCCCCGCCCCCTGCGCCGAGCCCCTCCCCCCCTCCGACGTCCGCCGCACCATCCTCTCCCGCGTCTTCAACAACACCTCCCCCTGGCAATCCTTCCCCCCTCTCCACGCCCGCCCCCTCCTGCTAAAGGAATGGACCAAAGGCTGGGGATCTCAGATGCCGGTCTTCGAGCATTTGATCGAGCAAGTCCGCCCCCGCACGATCGTCGAGGTCGGCACCTTCCTCGGCGCCTCCGCTACTCACATGGCGTCGATTGCGAAAAAGTTAGGGCTGGAGACGCAGATCGTGTGCATCGACGATTTCAGGGGGTGGCCGGGGTATTACGACGAGGAGAAGAAGAGCTTGAAGATGGTGAACGGAGATTCTCTATTACTGTATCAATTTATGCAGAATGTGGCGAGGGCGAACGCGACGGAGAATATAATCATGATGCCGTTCTCGGCGGGGACGGCGCTGGGGGGGCTGTGTGATTGGGGGGTGTACGGGGATCTGGTGGAGGTGGATGCAGCGCATGATTTCCACTCGGCGTGGGTGGATATTAACCACGCATTTAAGGTGCTGAGGCCCGGCGGAGTGCTGTTTGGGCATGACTATGCTTGGGATGGAGTCAGGAAGGCGGTGCATATTTTTGCCAGGCTTCATGGCTTTCAAGTCAAGCTAGATGGAGAGCACTGGATTCTCTATTGA
- the LOC121777715 gene encoding transcription factor MYC1-like → MDHDLILSSSTASSTTSSAAAASLSSEPPSSGLLQKKLQHILQTQPDWWAYAILWHTTKDDSGRIVLTWADGHFQGTKENSPSAPAGSLQPERKKVMRGIQALIGDAASDPLDGDVTDSEWFYVMSLAQSISLGDGVVGKAFNSGSLVWLSGANQLRFYNCHRAKEAQIHGIQTMVCIPCYDGVLELGSDAVVTENWNLVQTVKSLFDPTLHDPALHLPFKEMQKPDILSYLDSPEQSDSDFFVGAAEATPTKKKRGRKSIQGRTPLNHVEAERQRREKLNHRFYALRSVVPNVSRMDKASLLSDAVSYIKELKAKVDDLEQAQQQPRNTNKAVKTETADNHSTTTTVDQVVLSSSSVEVEVKVVGGDGMIRVQSEKSNYPAARLMNAIRELELPLHHASMSCVNELMLQDVVIRVPEGLRCEKALRNAILARLEQ, encoded by the coding sequence accgcctcctccaCCACGAGCTCCGCCGCGGCGGCGTCCCTCTCATCCGAGCCCCCTTCCTCCGGCCTCCTCCAGAAGAAGCTCCAGCACATCCTGCAAACCCAGCCGGACTGGTGGGCCTACGCCATTCTATGGCACACCACCAAGGACGACTCCGGCCGCATCGTCCTCACCTGGGCCGACGGCCACTTCCAAGGCACCAAGGAGAATAGCCCCTCCGCCCCCGCCGGCTCCCTCCAGCCCGAGCGGAAGAAGGTCATGCGAGGAATCCAAGCCCTCATCGGCGACGCCGCCTCCGACCCCCTCGACGGCGACGTCACCGACTCCGAGTGGTTCTACGTCATGTCCCTCGCCCAGTCCATCTCCCTCGGCGACGGCGTCGTCGGCAAGGCCTTCAACTCCGGCTCCCTCGTCTGGCTCTCCGGCGCCAACCAGCTCCGCTTCTACAACTGCCACCGCGCCAAGGAGGCCCAGATCCACGGGATACAGACCATGGTCTGCATCCCGTGCTACGACGGTGTCCTCGAGCTCGGCTCCGACGCCGTCGTCACCGAGAATTGGAACCTCGTGCAGACGGTGAAGTCGCTCTTCGACCCCACCCTCCACGATCCCGCCCTGCATCTCCCTTTCAAGGAGATGCAGAAGCCGGACATCTTGTCCTACCTCGACTCGCCAGAGCAGTCGGATTCAGACTTCTTTGTAGGGGCTGCTGAAGCGACCCCTACAAAGAAAAAGAGGGGCAGGAAGTCCATTCAGGGGCGCACCCCCCTGAACCACGTGGAGGCAGAGCGGCAGAGGCGCGAGAAGCTCAACCACCGCTTCTACGCCCTCCGCTCTGTCGTCCCCAACGTGTCCCGGATGGACAAGGCCTCCTTGCTGTCCGACGCAGTGTCGTACATCAAGGAGCTGAAGGCGAAAGTCGACGATCTCGAGCAGGCGCAGCAGCAGCCGAGGAATACCAATAAGGCGGTCAAGACGGAGACGGCCGACAACCACAGCACGACCACGACAGTTGACCAGGTGGTCCTGTCGTCGTCGTCGGTGGAAGTGGAGGTGAAGGTCGTCGGCGGCGACGGGATGATCCGGGTGCAGTCGGAAAAGTCAAACTACCCGGCCGCGCGGCTGATGAACGCCATCCGGGAGCTCGAGCTCCCGTTGCACCACGCGAGCATGTCGTGCGTCAACGAGCTGATGCTGCAGGACGTCGTGATTCGGGTCCCGGAGGGGCTCCGATGCGAGAAGGCGTTGAGAAACGCCATTCTCGCAAGATTAGAGCAGTGA